ACCCTCCAAACCAAACAGTCCCCAATCAGGGTGGCGTATTATCTGTCTGTCTGCAAAACCCAATCCGCGGAGGTTATAGGCGAGGTATGTCGCCACTCGGGGATGGATACGAACCGGCCTTATTGGCCGTGGCGGTAAGCGACAATTGCCGAGCAGCCCAAAATCCGTGCACGTCCCCAGCAGATAGGACGCGACACGCCGCACCGTGCTCGGTGCCCAGGGTTTTTGAGTTCTGCCCTCTCGCACTGCAGCTTCGACAAAGGCTGTTGCATCGTCTCGGGAAAGCTCATCAAAACCAGCCATGTATCGGGGCCAAAAGACCTCACGGATGAAATCCGCCAGTATGCAATTGGCCCGCGCCGTATACAGCATAAACAGCTGGATGAGCTCGTCGCGCTGCCAATACTCCGCGAGACGCTTTAGTATGGCAGCCACCTCGGGATCCTCCATATACCGCGGCGCGAACCCTTCCTGTACCAAGTTTAGCAAACGACGTGCTGTCATCGTCGGAAAGCGCCCGGAGTCCAGAGCAGCTGTGTAGAGCTCGCGCACCGACATGCCCGAGCGGTAGAGCTCGAGCAGCGCGAGGGTCTCATCAACGAGGCCTAGGCCCGCTTGCAACCGCGTTGTGTAAAGTCTAGCCTCACTCACTCTGCGTGCCTCAGGTAGGGATAGGCCCGTCGATTCTCGTGGATTGCGGCCGCATAGTGACCGGCCATCTTCCCAAGCGAGAGGGCCAGGTCCTCGTCCCACCCGCCTACCAATACCGGCCCTTCATTGGGCTCGACGGGATAGGCGAGTGCGGACAGCCGCTGCATGGCCTCTTCCCGGCTGCCAAGATGGGCAAGGACTTGATCAATGCCCGTGGCGTCACGCAGGACCGCCGCGGCCGCCTGCTCGTGAAGTTCAGGCATTCGAAACAGGTGCACGATACGGCCCACGCCGATACGTTCGTCATGTGCCCTGGCGGCGGCTACGGTAACGCCCTGATACTGACTCAGAGGCAGCGAACGGGGAAAGACCGGCATTAAAAAAGTGCGAGAAGAACGCGCAAAAAACTGGCTGCCCCACCAACCATGCTCC
This Halorhodospira halochloris DNA region includes the following protein-coding sequences:
- a CDS encoding BrxA family protein, whose product is MSEARLYTTRLQAGLGLVDETLALLELYRSGMSVRELYTAALDSGRFPTMTARRLLNLVQEGFAPRYMEDPEVAAILKRLAEYWQRDELIQLFMLYTARANCILADFIREVFWPRYMAGFDELSRDDATAFVEAAVREGRTQKPWAPSTVRRVASYLLGTCTDFGLLGNCRLPPRPIRPVRIHPRVATYLAYNLRGLGFADRQIIRHPDWGLFGLEGDDVRQQLKRLAPEGHFIVQSAGDVTQITWGYRTMGEAVNALAGH
- a CDS encoding BrxE family protein — its product is MRAIEVLAELRALVGYLGEEHGWWGSQFFARSSRTFLMPVFPRSLPLSQYQGVTVAAARAHDERIGVGRIVHLFRMPELHEQAAAAVLRDATGIDQVLAHLGSREEAMQRLSALAYPVEPNEGPVLVGGWDEDLALSLGKMAGHYAAAIHENRRAYPYLRHAE